One genomic window of Methanosarcina acetivorans C2A includes the following:
- the pglX gene encoding BREX-1 system adenine-specific DNA-methyltransferase PglX: MDKSAIIEFSNKVRNKLNEEVKSQAAYYGIFPKEIHSVEEHPDSVVINGSVFNSKIKNQRSQLVKQIKEKGYEQVMEEVTYTWFNRLVALKFMEMNGCLQDQIKVFTSTDPNKPEPDLLTNALKLDFLNLNRDLVLDLKAENKDEELYKYLILKLCNYLNKIMPFLFEKIEDYTELLFPDKLLHTGSVLHDLNSIIPDEDWQEVEIIGWIYQDYIAPKKDKVFADLKKNIKISKENIPAVTQLFTPHWIVRYLVENSLGRLWMLNRPESSIVDLMEYYVKPEQQETDFLKINSPEELKICDPACGSGHMLVYAFDLLYAIYEEEGYTPSEIPEIILTHNLFGIEIDKRAGELAGFALTMKARGKDRHFFKKQVQPNICMLENITFEQSELDAYIDAVGSELFTNAHRATLLQFAEADNFGSLIRPAAMEVSGLLSLLESKNLSGNLSHLSTHQKVLQALKQADYLSPKYHVVIANPPYMGNKGMNNRLKTFLQNNYADVKSDLFSAFIVRNTELAFPKGQLGFMSPFVWMFISSYEKLRDFLINEKTITSLIQLEYSGFDGATVPICTFTSENAYHPEFKGGYVRLSDFRGAENQSPKTLEAIKNPKCGWFYRASATDFKKIPGNPIAYWVSNKVRDLFGNITLGDFFDTEGQNKTTDNDKYLKYHWELREKTIGVDKKWVLCAKGGSFRKWQGNIEYVIDWSPEARAFYRKDHSARIVEEEFWYREGITWTGITSSLSGFRYLEYGCTYETAGPTIFVKNANKYVILGYLNTPIVAKFINIMNPTLNTKIKDVQALPIIQSILFDNQVESVSLRLVNLSKSDWDSYETSWDFTTLPFLQSEFRQPTLSETYTKLRTHWKEMTLEMQRLEEENNRIFIEAYGLQDEITPEVPLSEITLTCNPYYRYGNNKTEEELETLLMTDTVKELVSYAVGCMFGRYSPEKEGLILANQGEKLGDFKEKVPRATFLPDEDNIIPILDDEYYTDDIVGRFKEFLKHTFGAETLSENLNFIAGAISKKNESPGKVIRDYFLKDFYKDHVKMYKKRPIYWLFTSSEKGKAFNALVYMHRYDKTTLAKMRIDYLLDFESKLDAQRSLLKKEITENSKNSGKAESELAKLNKKINELVKYDELLKNKADQMIEIDLDDGVKVNYEKFKGLVGKI; encoded by the coding sequence ATGGACAAATCAGCAATAATAGAATTCTCAAACAAGGTTCGCAACAAGTTAAATGAAGAAGTAAAAAGCCAGGCAGCCTATTACGGAATCTTTCCCAAAGAAATCCACTCCGTAGAAGAGCACCCGGACTCAGTTGTCATCAACGGCAGCGTCTTTAATTCAAAAATCAAAAACCAGCGCTCTCAGCTTGTAAAGCAGATCAAGGAAAAGGGCTACGAACAGGTTATGGAAGAAGTTACCTATACATGGTTCAACCGCCTTGTTGCCCTCAAGTTTATGGAGATGAACGGCTGCCTTCAAGACCAGATCAAAGTTTTCACTTCAACCGACCCGAATAAACCCGAACCCGACCTCCTCACAAATGCTCTGAAACTTGACTTCCTGAACCTTAACCGAGATTTAGTTCTTGACCTTAAAGCCGAAAACAAAGACGAAGAGCTCTACAAATATCTGATTCTGAAGCTCTGCAATTACCTGAACAAAATAATGCCTTTCCTTTTCGAGAAAATAGAAGACTATACCGAACTCCTTTTCCCTGACAAGCTTCTGCATACAGGTTCAGTCCTGCATGACCTGAATTCAATTATTCCGGACGAGGACTGGCAAGAAGTTGAAATCATAGGCTGGATCTACCAGGACTATATTGCCCCGAAGAAGGACAAAGTCTTTGCCGACCTGAAGAAGAATATCAAAATCAGCAAGGAAAACATCCCTGCTGTTACCCAGCTTTTCACCCCTCACTGGATTGTCCGATATCTTGTGGAAAATTCCCTGGGCCGCCTGTGGATGCTTAACCGCCCGGAATCCAGCATTGTTGACCTGATGGAGTATTACGTAAAACCGGAACAGCAGGAAACCGATTTTCTGAAAATCAATTCTCCAGAAGAGCTCAAGATTTGCGACCCTGCCTGCGGTTCGGGGCATATGCTTGTTTATGCTTTTGATCTTCTGTATGCGATTTACGAAGAAGAAGGCTACACCCCTTCCGAAATTCCGGAAATTATCCTGACCCACAACCTTTTCGGGATCGAGATTGATAAGCGTGCAGGGGAACTTGCAGGTTTTGCACTGACCATGAAGGCAAGAGGTAAAGACCGTCACTTTTTCAAAAAGCAGGTTCAGCCCAATATCTGTATGCTGGAGAATATCACGTTTGAGCAGAGTGAACTCGATGCTTACATAGATGCTGTCGGAAGTGAGCTTTTCACTAACGCCCATAGAGCCACTCTGCTCCAGTTTGCCGAGGCTGATAATTTTGGATCTCTTATACGTCCGGCTGCGATGGAAGTATCGGGTCTCTTAAGCCTGCTGGAATCTAAGAACCTTTCAGGCAACCTTTCCCACCTTTCTACTCATCAGAAAGTCCTGCAAGCTCTGAAACAAGCTGACTACCTCAGCCCTAAATACCATGTAGTCATCGCAAATCCGCCATATATGGGCAATAAAGGGATGAATAACAGACTGAAGACATTCCTTCAAAATAATTATGCTGATGTGAAATCTGACCTATTCTCAGCATTTATAGTTCGTAATACAGAACTTGCTTTTCCCAAAGGTCAACTTGGATTCATGTCTCCTTTTGTGTGGATGTTTATTTCTTCCTACGAAAAACTGAGAGATTTTTTGATCAATGAAAAAACTATAACTTCACTGATTCAGCTTGAATACTCAGGTTTCGATGGAGCGACAGTTCCAATCTGCACTTTTACAAGTGAGAATGCATATCATCCTGAATTCAAGGGTGGATATGTACGGCTATCTGATTTTCGAGGAGCAGAAAACCAAAGCCCAAAAACGCTTGAAGCTATCAAAAATCCGAAATGTGGCTGGTTCTACCGTGCCTCCGCTACAGATTTTAAGAAAATTCCTGGGAATCCAATTGCGTATTGGGTGAGTAACAAGGTTCGCGATCTATTTGGAAATATAACTCTAGGGGACTTTTTTGACACAGAGGGACAGAACAAGACTACTGATAACGATAAATATCTTAAATATCATTGGGAATTAAGGGAGAAAACAATAGGTGTAGATAAAAAGTGGGTTCTCTGTGCAAAAGGAGGATCTTTCCGTAAGTGGCAAGGCAATATTGAATATGTAATTGATTGGTCTCCAGAAGCAAGAGCCTTCTATCGTAAGGATCATAGTGCTCGTATAGTTGAAGAGGAGTTCTGGTATCGAGAAGGAATTACATGGACTGGAATTACATCTTCATTGTCTGGATTTAGATATTTGGAGTATGGATGCACATATGAAACAGCAGGCCCAACTATTTTTGTGAAAAATGCAAATAAATATGTTATTCTGGGTTATTTGAATACACCGATTGTTGCTAAATTTATCAATATAATGAATCCGACATTGAATACAAAGATAAAAGACGTACAAGCTTTGCCGATTATTCAATCGATCCTATTTGATAATCAAGTAGAGAGTGTCTCTTTGAGACTAGTAAATCTCTCCAAATCCGACTGGGACTCCTACGAAACCTCTTGGGATTTCACCACCCTCCCCTTCCTACAATCCGAATTCCGCCAGCCAACCCTCTCAGAAACTTACACTAAACTACGTACCCACTGGAAAGAAATGACTCTTGAAATGCAGCGGCTGGAGGAAGAAAATAACCGTATTTTTATTGAAGCCTACGGCTTGCAGGACGAGATAACTCCAGAAGTTCCTCTTTCTGAAATCACACTGACCTGCAACCCATATTACCGCTACGGCAACAACAAAACCGAAGAAGAACTCGAAACACTGCTGATGACCGATACCGTAAAAGAGCTGGTTTCATACGCTGTAGGCTGTATGTTCGGAAGATATTCGCCCGAAAAAGAAGGACTGATCCTTGCAAATCAGGGAGAAAAGCTTGGTGATTTTAAAGAAAAAGTTCCCAGAGCTACTTTCCTGCCAGATGAAGATAATATCATCCCGATCCTTGATGATGAATATTATACGGATGATATCGTAGGCAGGTTCAAAGAGTTCTTGAAACATACTTTTGGAGCGGAAACGCTCTCTGAAAACCTTAACTTTATTGCAGGGGCAATTTCGAAGAAAAATGAATCTCCTGGAAAAGTCATAAGGGATTATTTCCTGAAGGATTTCTACAAAGATCACGTGAAAATGTATAAGAAAAGGCCAATTTACTGGCTATTTACTTCCTCAGAAAAAGGAAAAGCGTTCAATGCGCTCGTTTACATGCACAGGTACGATAAGACTACCTTAGCAAAGATGAGAATCGATTATTTGCTTGACTTTGAGTCGAAGCTGGATGCTCAGAGGTCGCTTCTGAAAAAGGAAATTACTGAGAATTCCAAGAATAGTGGAAAAGCCGAATCAGAACTTGCTAAACTTAATAAAAAGATCAATGAGCTCGTTAAGTATGATGAACTGCTAAAAAATAAAGCGGATCAGATGATTGAGATTGATCTGGATGATGGGGTTAAGGTGAATTATGAGAAATTTAAAGGGTTGGTGGGGAAAATATAA
- a CDS encoding AlbA family DNA-binding domain-containing protein, which produces MNLQSLIKSGESETLEFKEKFDDRTVESAVAFANAKGGMILIGVSDKGNITGLDIGKETLAKWANQVSDKTEPQLIPEIEVLEFEGKKVVTVKIPEYPIKPVSVRGRCFKRVNNSNRSMNSQEIAEMHLQSTGMSWDRFPAAGKSLEDLDLGKVSRYIRKARVSGRKGFGEEEDPVQVLEKMELVKDGKPTRAAGLLFCKDGRRFLSQAVIHCGRFKDQTLVIDDRLIEGTLFEQVEEAMDFVRKNTNVKFVMTGKPEREEVWDYPLEAVREAVINAVCHRDYTIMSHIEIRIYDDELIVWSPGGLPLGLTMEDLFKPHASKLRNKGIAEVFFDTKIIEQWGSGIEKIQNYCREAGLPEPVFEEYQGFRVIFRKGTFNEEYLRELGLNERQIKAVFYVKENGKITNKEYQEISNTIKRTASRDLAELVSLKIFEQIGTTGKGTEYILSGAGGEKEDVI; this is translated from the coding sequence ATGAACCTTCAATCCCTTATCAAATCCGGCGAATCCGAGACCCTCGAATTCAAAGAAAAATTCGACGACAGAACCGTAGAATCAGCTGTAGCTTTTGCTAATGCTAAAGGCGGAATGATCCTTATAGGGGTTTCTGATAAAGGAAATATCACCGGCTTAGATATAGGAAAAGAGACTCTGGCAAAATGGGCAAACCAGGTCTCAGACAAAACCGAGCCACAGCTAATCCCTGAAATAGAGGTGTTAGAATTTGAGGGAAAGAAGGTTGTAACGGTAAAAATCCCAGAATATCCTATAAAACCTGTATCTGTCAGGGGCAGGTGTTTCAAACGGGTAAATAACAGCAACCGGAGTATGAATTCGCAGGAAATTGCTGAGATGCACCTGCAGTCTACCGGAATGAGCTGGGATAGATTTCCAGCGGCTGGAAAATCTCTTGAAGATCTTGACCTTGGAAAAGTCAGCAGATATATCCGAAAGGCAAGGGTTTCCGGAAGAAAAGGGTTTGGAGAAGAGGAAGACCCTGTCCAGGTGCTCGAAAAAATGGAGCTTGTAAAAGATGGGAAACCTACCAGGGCTGCAGGACTCCTGTTTTGCAAGGATGGAAGACGTTTTCTCTCCCAGGCTGTAATCCATTGTGGACGGTTTAAGGACCAGACGCTTGTGATTGATGACCGGCTTATTGAGGGTACGCTCTTTGAACAGGTCGAAGAGGCGATGGATTTTGTCAGGAAGAACACTAACGTGAAGTTTGTTATGACCGGAAAGCCTGAAAGGGAAGAGGTCTGGGACTATCCGCTTGAAGCGGTCAGAGAGGCGGTTATTAATGCGGTCTGTCACAGGGACTACACAATTATGTCTCATATCGAAATCCGGATTTATGACGATGAGCTGATAGTCTGGAGTCCGGGTGGGCTTCCCTTGGGACTCACAATGGAAGACCTTTTCAAGCCTCATGCTTCGAAATTGAGGAACAAGGGGATAGCAGAAGTTTTCTTCGATACGAAAATAATTGAACAGTGGGGTAGCGGGATAGAGAAAATTCAAAATTACTGCAGAGAGGCAGGGCTTCCTGAGCCGGTTTTTGAAGAGTATCAGGGCTTCAGGGTCATCTTCAGGAAAGGAACTTTCAATGAAGAATATCTCAGAGAACTTGGGCTAAATGAGAGGCAGATAAAGGCCGTGTTCTATGTAAAAGAAAATGGAAAGATTACCAACAAAGAATATCAGGAAATATCCAACACAATTAAGAGAACGGCCTCTAGGGACTTGGCAGAATTAGTTTCTTTAAAAATATTTGAACAAATCGGCACTACAGGGAAAGGAACAGAATATATTCTATCTGGAGCCGGAGGTGAAAAAGAAGATGTCATCTAA